The Canis lupus familiaris isolate Mischka breed German Shepherd chromosome X, alternate assembly UU_Cfam_GSD_1.0, whole genome shotgun sequence genome has a segment encoding these proteins:
- the GLOD5 gene encoding glyoxalase domain-containing protein 5 (The RefSeq protein has 1 substitution compared to this genomic sequence), whose translation MLHHLPSRLAARMWGGTCQKQSWRNSSQTLSSCLISRLDHIVMTVKSIKDTTMFYSKILGMEVTTFKGNRKALCFGDQKLNLHEVGKEFEPKAAHPVPGSLDICLITEVPLEEMVQHLKACEVPIEEGPVPRTGAKGPIMSIYFRDPDRNLIEVSNYIPS comes from the exons ATGCTGCACCATCTGCCCTCCAGGCTGGCAGCCAGGATGTGGGGCGGAACTTGCCAGAAGCAG tcatggagGAACAGCAGTCAGACTCTTTCATCATGTCTTATCAGTAGACTTGACCACATCGTGATGACAGTAAAGAGTATCAAAGACACCACCATGTTTTATTCCAAGATCCTGGGCATGGAAGTCACAACTTTCAAG GGTGACCGGAAAGCATTGTGTTTTGGAGATCAGAAATTGAACCTCCACGAGGTGGGAAAGGAATTTGAACCCAAAGCTGCTCACCCAGTTCCTGGCTCCCTGGATATATGTCTGATAACAGAAGTACCTTTGGAGGAAATGGTCCAGCACCTCAAG GCTTGTGAGGTCCCTATTGAGGAGGGTCCAGTCCCCAGAACAGGGGCCAAAGGACCTATTATGTCCATATATTTCCGAGACCCTGACAGAAACCTCATTGAGGTGTCCAACTATATCCCCTCATAA